In the Silvanigrella aquatica genome, GAACAATTATTAGAGATGGAAAAAAAATTTCAAGAAAAATATTCAGAATAATAATATTTATAATTTAAAATAAAGAGGTATTAAAATGTGTGGTGTGATAGGATATGTTGGCTCTAATGCAACTCCTGACTTTTTTTTTAGAGGACTTGAGCGATTAGAATATCGTGGGTACGACTCATCTGGAATTGCTATGATAAATTCTGATGGTGTTTTTATTGAAAGAGCTGAAGGAAAACTAAAGAATTTAAAGCCAAAATTAGCTTATCTGCCCGAATATGCAAAAATAGGAATGGGTCACACACGTTGGGCTACACATGGTAAACCCTCTGAAGAAAATGCACACCCACATCGGTCGGAAAATATCATTCTTTTACACAATGGTATTATAGAAAATTACAAACCATTAAAAGAATTTTTAATATCTCAAGGCTATCAATTTCAAAGTGAAACAGATACAGAAGTGGCTGCTCATCTTTTAAATTATGAATTTAAACAAAATAGTCATATTAAAAATCCCTTAGAAAGAATGAAAAAATCTCTTTATTCCTTGGTCTCTAAAATTCGTGGCGCCTTTGCTTTTGGTATTTTATGTACAGATGTTCCAGATACTCTCTTTGCAGTGAAATATGGTTCTCCCGTTCTTCTTGGCCTTGGAGAAGGTGAGAATTATATGGCTTCAGGTTTAACCGCTTTAGTTGATCATACTTGTAATGTGATATTTATGGATGACAATGAAATTGCTTATGTGACCGCGAATAATATTGAAATAGTTGACTTTTCAGGAAATCCTGCAGAATCACACGTTGTAGAAGTGGAATGGCAAGGCCATATGATTGATCGTGGTGGATTTGATCACTATATGCTTAAAGAAATTCACGATCAACCAATTGCCGTAGCAAAAACCATTGAAAATAGATGTGATATTGAAAAGGGGCAAATTAATTTACGTAAGATGACTCTTTTTAATACAAAATTAAAAGAAATAAATCGTATTCAAATTATTGCTTGTGGAACAAGTTATTATGCAGGATGTCTCTCACGTTACTTTATTGAAAAATTTACAGGTATTCCGGTTGATGTAGAGTTAGCAAGCGAATCTCGTTACCGTACTCCAACTGTGAATGTCCACACTCTAAGTATAGCCGTTTCGCAAAGTGGTGAAACTATCGATACTCTTCAAGCCATAAAATTTGCAAAAGCGAATAAGGCACAAACCGTAGCAATGGTGAACGTTCCTGGAACTTCTATAGGGCATGAGTGTGACGATGAATGTATGCTTTATGCAGGACCAGAAGTAGGAGTGGCAAGCACAAAAGCTTTTTCCGCTCAATTAAGTGCATTAATTTTGCTTGGACTTACTATTGCTCAAGAACAAGAAAAGCTACCAAAAGAAAAAATTGCAGAATATATTAATGAGCTTGTTAAAGTACCAAGTTTCATAGAAAAAGTTTTAACTCTATCGAGTAAAATAAAAGAAATTGCGAAAAAATATTGTGATGTGAATAGTATTCTTTTTATTGGCCGCGGATATCAATGGCCAATAGCTCTAGAGGGCGCGTTAAAATTAAAAGAATTATCTTATATCCATGCTGAAGGTTATGCGGCGGGCGAATTAAAGCATGGTCCTATTGCGTTAATTGATGAAAATATGACTGTGGTATGCTTAGCGCCAAAAGATCAATATTATGAAAAAACAATTAGCAATATAGAAGAAATTCGTGCGCGTGGTGGTAAAATACTTTCTGTGGGTACAGAAGGTGACACTGAACTAAAAAATATTTCAAATGATTTTATTGGAATTCCGGAATGCTCCGAAATTGTTTTACCTTTTTTAACCACTGTTCCCATGCATTTATTTGCATATTGGATTGCTGTTCATAAGGGAACAGACGTCGATCAGCCAAGAAATTTAGCGAAAAGTGTTACGGTGGAATAATAGAAATTGTAAATAAACAATGACGATTTTATAATAGGATTTATTTATGGGCACAAAATATCGAGAAGTCATATTGCCTGAAAAGAAAAAAATTGTAATGATCGCTCATGATAACAAAAAAAAAGATTTATTAGATTGGGCTGTTTTACATAGCGATAAGCTTGCGGAGCATCATCTTTATGCTACAGGAACCACGGGTAAATTATTAGAGCGGGAAACGGGGTTTAAAGTAACTTGTTTTGAAAGTGGCCCTTTAGGGGGCGACATGCAAGCGGGTTCATACATAGCCGAAGGAAAAATAGACATGGTTCTTTTTTTCTGGGATCCTCTTGCAGCACAACCTCATGATCCCGATATTCGAGCTTTATTACGGGTGGCTGTAGTTTGGAATGTGCCTATGGCATGCAATCGTGCCACAGCCGA is a window encoding:
- a CDS encoding methylglyoxal synthase, which codes for MGTKYREVILPEKKKIVMIAHDNKKKDLLDWAVLHSDKLAEHHLYATGTTGKLLERETGFKVTCFESGPLGGDMQAGSYIAEGKIDMVLFFWDPLAAQPHDPDIRALLRVAVVWNVPMACNRATADFLINSPYFSSEYTKQVIDFTVYKSRKTD
- the glmS gene encoding glutamine--fructose-6-phosphate transaminase (isomerizing), translating into MCGVIGYVGSNATPDFFFRGLERLEYRGYDSSGIAMINSDGVFIERAEGKLKNLKPKLAYLPEYAKIGMGHTRWATHGKPSEENAHPHRSENIILLHNGIIENYKPLKEFLISQGYQFQSETDTEVAAHLLNYEFKQNSHIKNPLERMKKSLYSLVSKIRGAFAFGILCTDVPDTLFAVKYGSPVLLGLGEGENYMASGLTALVDHTCNVIFMDDNEIAYVTANNIEIVDFSGNPAESHVVEVEWQGHMIDRGGFDHYMLKEIHDQPIAVAKTIENRCDIEKGQINLRKMTLFNTKLKEINRIQIIACGTSYYAGCLSRYFIEKFTGIPVDVELASESRYRTPTVNVHTLSIAVSQSGETIDTLQAIKFAKANKAQTVAMVNVPGTSIGHECDDECMLYAGPEVGVASTKAFSAQLSALILLGLTIAQEQEKLPKEKIAEYINELVKVPSFIEKVLTLSSKIKEIAKKYCDVNSILFIGRGYQWPIALEGALKLKELSYIHAEGYAAGELKHGPIALIDENMTVVCLAPKDQYYEKTISNIEEIRARGGKILSVGTEGDTELKNISNDFIGIPECSEIVLPFLTTVPMHLFAYWIAVHKGTDVDQPRNLAKSVTVE